The following are encoded in a window of Candidatus Zixiibacteriota bacterium genomic DNA:
- a CDS encoding DUF541 domain-containing protein, whose product MKNVIIYLIGIFMITSIGLSAQQSDTRTITVTGEGEIAIRPEKQVIRIPIISLSEDLEEAKTDNDSRLSAIEDILELFSIDDENMEIRNFEVRSSDERTAKPGKEKTYKVMREVLIAVEAGDIKEELIDALINAGLDSFNASGYIYPGKQEYVRKAYLKAVENAGRNAREMAKALGLKTGRILSIKEGRPNGRLNPDDDDDEIMHRYVKTENSGLNGEVRLLVTVTVQIELQN is encoded by the coding sequence ATGAAAAACGTCATTATATATTTAATTGGAATATTTATGATTACGAGCATCGGCTTAAGTGCACAGCAATCTGACACCAGGACTATTACGGTTACAGGCGAGGGCGAAATTGCGATCAGGCCGGAAAAGCAGGTTATCAGGATACCTATAATAAGTTTGTCAGAGGATCTCGAAGAAGCTAAAACGGACAATGATTCCCGCCTGTCAGCGATCGAGGATATCCTCGAGTTGTTCTCCATAGACGATGAGAATATGGAGATTCGCAATTTTGAAGTTCGCTCGTCTGACGAAAGAACCGCGAAGCCAGGTAAAGAAAAAACTTACAAGGTGATGCGTGAAGTGCTTATTGCCGTCGAAGCCGGGGATATAAAAGAGGAACTTATCGACGCTTTAATTAATGCCGGACTTGACAGTTTCAATGCGTCCGGTTATATCTATCCCGGAAAACAGGAATACGTGCGCAAAGCATACCTGAAAGCTGTCGAAAATGCTGGCCGGAATGCGCGGGAGATGGCGAAAGCGCTCGGCCTCAAGACGGGAAGAATTCTATCGATCAAAGAGGGAAGACCCAATGGCAGGTTGAACCCGGATGATGACGACGATGAAATCATGCATAGATACGTAAAGACGGAGAATTCTGGGTTGAATGGCGAAGTCAGGTTGCTTGTAACGGTCACCGTTCAAATAGAGTTGCAGAACTGA
- a CDS encoding sigma-70 family RNA polymerase sigma factor, with protein sequence MMTEYNLIQKVAKKDSAAFRKLVENHQSRVVSLAFRFARNRQDAEDIAQEVFLNIWKKAGKFRGDADPSTWIYRITVNTALNYLRSRKKDDKLVSEEALQYETASPNDQPDHVLEASNNSETLYEALDELPEKLRIPFMLNKMEELSYQQVADTLKLSLSNVQTRIFRAKKKLQEILVKKLRD encoded by the coding sequence ATGATGACTGAATACAACCTTATACAAAAAGTAGCCAAAAAGGACTCTGCGGCTTTCCGAAAGCTGGTGGAAAACCATCAGTCCCGGGTAGTTTCGCTGGCATTTCGGTTTGCACGCAATCGCCAGGACGCTGAGGATATCGCCCAGGAGGTGTTTCTCAATATATGGAAAAAAGCGGGAAAATTCCGGGGTGATGCGGATCCATCCACCTGGATATACCGGATAACCGTAAATACTGCGTTGAACTACCTCAGGAGCCGTAAAAAGGATGATAAGCTGGTTTCCGAGGAAGCTCTTCAGTATGAAACCGCCTCTCCCAATGATCAGCCCGACCATGTTCTGGAGGCCTCAAACAACTCTGAAACTCTTTACGAAGCCCTGGACGAGCTCCCCGAGAAACTACGGATCCCATTTATGCTCAATAAGATGGAAGAGCTGTCTTACCAACAGGTGGCCGACACCCTTAAATTGTCGCTTTCCAACGTGCAAACACGGATTTTTCGAGCCAAAAAGAAACTGCAGGAGATCCTGGTGAAAAAATTGAGAGATTGA